CATGTACTGGATGTACTCGCGTCCGATGGAGCCGACTGAAGATTGGATCAAGGACAAATTCTCAAAGGAGCCGAAGATAGCCGAAGCGAACGACAAAGCTTTGAAGGCGGGCTATTACTACGGTGAAACCACTGAAGCATTCGCTTCGCGATTTGACGTGAAGCCCGCGCAGCTCAAGCCCGGTCTCTACAGAAACATTACGGGAAACGAAGCTACTGCGCTCGGAGTGGTGGCGGCCGCTCAGAAAGCAGCCATACCACTTTATTACGCAAGTTATCCAATCACTCCCGCTAGCGACATACTTCACAATCTTTCGATGTACAAGAATTACGGAGTGAAGACGTTCCAGGCGGAGGATGAGATCGCTGCGGCCGGTGCCGCACTCGGCGCTTCTTACGCGGGAAATCTTGCAGTTACCGGAACGAGCGGTCCTGGAGCAGCTCTTAAATCGGAAACCATCAGCCTCGGCATCATGCTCGAGCTGCCGCTTGTGATCATCGACGTCCAACGCGGCGGTCCTTCCACGGGATTGCCGACAAAAACCGAACAGGCCGATTTGCTGTTCGTCACTTACGGACGACACGGCGAAGCACCTGCGCCGGTCATTGCGGCCTCTACTCCAGCCGATTGTTTCAACATGGCGTACGAAGCAGCAAGGATAGCCGTGAAATACATGACACCGGTTTATCTTCTGACCGATGGTTACCTGGCGAACGGAAGCGAGCCATGGCTTGTCCCCGACGCGGGCAGCCTTTCTCCGATACCGGTGAAATTCAGAACTGATCCGGAAGGCTTTCAGCCTTACGCGAGAAATGAAAACAACGTGAGGCCCTGGGCAATTCCCGGTGTTCCCGGACTTGAGCACAGGGTCGGCGGCCTCGAAAAACAAAACATCACCGGGAATGTAAGCTATGATCCGGACAATCATGACGAGATGGTCCGGCTGAGAGCCGAAAAAGTGAAGGGGATCGCTAAAGACATTCCCCTTCAGGAAGTGCACGGCGAACAAAGCGGAGAACTTCTCGTGATTAGCTGGGGCGGCACTTACGGCGCCGTCAGGTCTTCGGTGGAACATCTTCGCAAGAAAGGTGTCAAACTATCCCACGCTCATCTGAGATACCTGAATCCCTTCCCGAGGAATCTCGGCGAAATTCTGAAAAACTTCAAAAAGATTCTTGTTCCGGAGATAAATCTCGGCCAACTCGCAAAATTGTTGAGGTCGGAATACCTTGTGCCTGTAATCCAATTCAACAAGGTAAGGGGACTTCCCTTGAGATCGAACGAGCTTGAAGAAGCTAT
The sequence above is drawn from the Candidatus Kryptoniota bacterium genome and encodes:
- a CDS encoding 2-oxoacid:acceptor oxidoreductase subunit alpha — encoded protein: MNKTTETLEDVVIRFAGDSGDGMQLTGTQFTNTTALVGNDLSTLPDYPAEIRAPAGTLFGVSSFQLRFSSWDILTPGDQPDVLVAMNPAALKVHLKDLKKGGLILANTDAFDDKNLDLAGFLSNPLTDGELDNYRVIEVPVTKLTLNALQGLGLTQKESVRCKNFFALGLMYWMYSRPMEPTEDWIKDKFSKEPKIAEANDKALKAGYYYGETTEAFASRFDVKPAQLKPGLYRNITGNEATALGVVAAAQKAAIPLYYASYPITPASDILHNLSMYKNYGVKTFQAEDEIAAAGAALGASYAGNLAVTGTSGPGAALKSETISLGIMLELPLVIIDVQRGGPSTGLPTKTEQADLLFVTYGRHGEAPAPVIAASTPADCFNMAYEAARIAVKYMTPVYLLTDGYLANGSEPWLVPDAGSLSPIPVKFRTDPEGFQPYARNENNVRPWAIPGVPGLEHRVGGLEKQNITGNVSYDPDNHDEMVRLRAEKVKGIAKDIPLQEVHGEQSGELLVISWGGTYGAVRSSVEHLRKKGVKLSHAHLRYLNPFPRNLGEILKNFKKILVPEINLGQLAKLLRSEYLVPVIQFNKVRGLPLRSNELEEAMKNALGGAK